The following are from one region of the Tachysurus fulvidraco isolate hzauxx_2018 chromosome 24, HZAU_PFXX_2.0, whole genome shotgun sequence genome:
- the ccdc97 gene encoding coiled-coil domain-containing protein 97 isoform X1, whose translation MHYIGSFSTKMWGEIDSCTKPESPEPCQPCSDGTEDENTMDQCSSEPSTPTAHDKDSSSLDAMISAIVLSGSPVKSQQLGEPDLTVEEKKRLLVEQYNSKPVVFLERYHPHLKPEHLEAFSHVSSDCRTQYYCTEVQKRALSSANKTRVRNHRYAALRALQKEGQYFSEEQMRFREPLLYEQYIGQYLSEEEILQRSEEAMQKSNMGLSDLLINSYHEKELQKRLQEEQSRENCAEQEEEEDDDDEPTQAQWEPTAEEKALLRDEFLSQMHQSFIEGKDKDFNYSEVDENPDYDNMDILSRDAEEKYFDEDDEDDEEEEEEEEEEGTEVDNMV comes from the exons ATGCACTACATAGGGAGT ttttcaacaaaaatgtGGGGTGAAATTGATTCATGCACCAAACCTGAAAGTCCTGAACCCTGTCAGCCATGTAGTGATGGAACAGAGGATGAGAACACGATGGATCAGTGTTCCAGTGAGCCTTCAACCCCCACTGCACAT GATAAAGATTCCAGCTCTCTGGATGCCATGATATCAGCCATAGTTCTCAGTGGGAGTCCAGTAAAGAGCCAGCAACTGGGAGAACCTGACCTCACTGTGGAGGAGAAAAAGCGGTTGTTGGTGGAACAGTATAACAGCAAGCCGGTAGTCTTTCTGGAGCGCTATCACCCTCATTTAAAACCTGAGCATTTGGAGGCCTTCTCACATGTGAGCAGCGACTGCAGGACGCAGTATTACTGTACCGAAGTTCAGAAACGAGCGTTGAGTTCGGCCAACAAGACGAGGGTGCGCAATCATCGTTACGCTGCTCTACGTGCGCTTCAGAAAG AGGGTCAGTACTTCAGTGAGGAGCAGATGCGTTTTCGAGAGCCTCTTCTGTACGAGCAGTACATCGGTCAGTACCTGAGTGAGGAGGAGATCCTGCAGCGCTCTGAAGAAGCTATGCAGAAAAGCAACATGGGTCTGTCAGACCTGCTCATCAACTCCTATCATGAGAAGGAGCTGCAGAAACGCCTGCAGGAAGAACAGAGCCGAGAGAACTGTGcagagcaggaggaagaggagg ACGACGACGACGAGCCTACGCAGGCCCAGTGGGAGCCGACAGCCGAAGAAAAAGCTTTGCTGAGGGACGAGTTTCTGAGTCAAATGCACCAAAGCTTCATCGAGGGCAAAGATAAAGACTTTAACTACAG CGAAGTCGACGAGAACCCAGATTACGATAACATGGACATTTTAAGTCGAGACGCTGAAGAAAAGTActttgatgaagatgatgaagatgatgaagaggaggaggaagaagaagaagaagaggggaCTGAGGTTGACAATatggtgtaa
- the ccdc97 gene encoding coiled-coil domain-containing protein 97 isoform X2 — protein sequence MHYIGSFSTKMWGEIDSCTKPESPEPCQPCSDGTEDENTMDQCSSEPSTPTAHDKDSSSLDAMISAIVLSGSPVKSQQLGEPDLTVEEKKRLLVEQYNSKPVVFLERYHPHLKPEHLEAFSHVSSDCRTQYYCTEVQKRALSSANKTRVRNHRYAALRALQKEGQYFSEEQMRFREPLLYEQYIGQYLSEEEILQRSEEAMQKSNMGLSDLLINSYHEKELQKRLQEEQSRENCAEQEEEEDDDEPTQAQWEPTAEEKALLRDEFLSQMHQSFIEGKDKDFNYSEVDENPDYDNMDILSRDAEEKYFDEDDEDDEEEEEEEEEEGTEVDNMV from the exons ATGCACTACATAGGGAGT ttttcaacaaaaatgtGGGGTGAAATTGATTCATGCACCAAACCTGAAAGTCCTGAACCCTGTCAGCCATGTAGTGATGGAACAGAGGATGAGAACACGATGGATCAGTGTTCCAGTGAGCCTTCAACCCCCACTGCACAT GATAAAGATTCCAGCTCTCTGGATGCCATGATATCAGCCATAGTTCTCAGTGGGAGTCCAGTAAAGAGCCAGCAACTGGGAGAACCTGACCTCACTGTGGAGGAGAAAAAGCGGTTGTTGGTGGAACAGTATAACAGCAAGCCGGTAGTCTTTCTGGAGCGCTATCACCCTCATTTAAAACCTGAGCATTTGGAGGCCTTCTCACATGTGAGCAGCGACTGCAGGACGCAGTATTACTGTACCGAAGTTCAGAAACGAGCGTTGAGTTCGGCCAACAAGACGAGGGTGCGCAATCATCGTTACGCTGCTCTACGTGCGCTTCAGAAAG AGGGTCAGTACTTCAGTGAGGAGCAGATGCGTTTTCGAGAGCCTCTTCTGTACGAGCAGTACATCGGTCAGTACCTGAGTGAGGAGGAGATCCTGCAGCGCTCTGAAGAAGCTATGCAGAAAAGCAACATGGGTCTGTCAGACCTGCTCATCAACTCCTATCATGAGAAGGAGCTGCAGAAACGCCTGCAGGAAGAACAGAGCCGAGAGAACTGTGcagagcaggaggaagaggagg ACGACGACGAGCCTACGCAGGCCCAGTGGGAGCCGACAGCCGAAGAAAAAGCTTTGCTGAGGGACGAGTTTCTGAGTCAAATGCACCAAAGCTTCATCGAGGGCAAAGATAAAGACTTTAACTACAG CGAAGTCGACGAGAACCCAGATTACGATAACATGGACATTTTAAGTCGAGACGCTGAAGAAAAGTActttgatgaagatgatgaagatgatgaagaggaggaggaagaagaagaagaagaggggaCTGAGGTTGACAATatggtgtaa
- the ccdc97 gene encoding coiled-coil domain-containing protein 97 isoform X3 — protein sequence MWGEIDSCTKPESPEPCQPCSDGTEDENTMDQCSSEPSTPTAHDKDSSSLDAMISAIVLSGSPVKSQQLGEPDLTVEEKKRLLVEQYNSKPVVFLERYHPHLKPEHLEAFSHVSSDCRTQYYCTEVQKRALSSANKTRVRNHRYAALRALQKEGQYFSEEQMRFREPLLYEQYIGQYLSEEEILQRSEEAMQKSNMGLSDLLINSYHEKELQKRLQEEQSRENCAEQEEEEDDDDEPTQAQWEPTAEEKALLRDEFLSQMHQSFIEGKDKDFNYSEVDENPDYDNMDILSRDAEEKYFDEDDEDDEEEEEEEEEEGTEVDNMV from the exons atgtGGGGTGAAATTGATTCATGCACCAAACCTGAAAGTCCTGAACCCTGTCAGCCATGTAGTGATGGAACAGAGGATGAGAACACGATGGATCAGTGTTCCAGTGAGCCTTCAACCCCCACTGCACAT GATAAAGATTCCAGCTCTCTGGATGCCATGATATCAGCCATAGTTCTCAGTGGGAGTCCAGTAAAGAGCCAGCAACTGGGAGAACCTGACCTCACTGTGGAGGAGAAAAAGCGGTTGTTGGTGGAACAGTATAACAGCAAGCCGGTAGTCTTTCTGGAGCGCTATCACCCTCATTTAAAACCTGAGCATTTGGAGGCCTTCTCACATGTGAGCAGCGACTGCAGGACGCAGTATTACTGTACCGAAGTTCAGAAACGAGCGTTGAGTTCGGCCAACAAGACGAGGGTGCGCAATCATCGTTACGCTGCTCTACGTGCGCTTCAGAAAG AGGGTCAGTACTTCAGTGAGGAGCAGATGCGTTTTCGAGAGCCTCTTCTGTACGAGCAGTACATCGGTCAGTACCTGAGTGAGGAGGAGATCCTGCAGCGCTCTGAAGAAGCTATGCAGAAAAGCAACATGGGTCTGTCAGACCTGCTCATCAACTCCTATCATGAGAAGGAGCTGCAGAAACGCCTGCAGGAAGAACAGAGCCGAGAGAACTGTGcagagcaggaggaagaggagg ACGACGACGACGAGCCTACGCAGGCCCAGTGGGAGCCGACAGCCGAAGAAAAAGCTTTGCTGAGGGACGAGTTTCTGAGTCAAATGCACCAAAGCTTCATCGAGGGCAAAGATAAAGACTTTAACTACAG CGAAGTCGACGAGAACCCAGATTACGATAACATGGACATTTTAAGTCGAGACGCTGAAGAAAAGTActttgatgaagatgatgaagatgatgaagaggaggaggaagaagaagaagaagaggggaCTGAGGTTGACAATatggtgtaa